From Eriocheir sinensis breed Jianghai 21 chromosome 37, ASM2467909v1, whole genome shotgun sequence, one genomic window encodes:
- the LOC127008427 gene encoding uncharacterized protein LOC127008427 isoform X2 codes for MSRLVKQVSIESPTHKLKECIFNFETPMPDTPPAGARVKVRNAGVCYRLRSASSSSSIKSVEALHCGSPLHHSVRDTSLFPGYEVAGTVDALGEEVGETELQVGDRVIVYPYVGHPPGYAEYIAVPEVQYLIKVPENLSLSTAAMLPSGALWAMNTVFSAHNHVEKVLAEKGETGQCKLLLVGTGGLALWAMRIARFYWPEKRERININVACLRDEGISIAHEYLKVNVVQWNEDLYEEQLVERTKDACGGPVDIVIDFSATSRSIRRALKCLAPGGVLLLSSEHSEGLLSRFGPVAEKENHQLIPIEFGTLNQLKNLVHLVSTGEIEPPPHTIFSADQANEALAKIGRGIIPGRAILEFPEVDEESEE; via the exons atgTCTCGCCTGGTGAAGCAAGTTAGCATCGAGAGCCCGACACACAAGCTCAAGGAATGCATCTTCAACTTCGAGACGCCCATGCCGGACACGCCCCCCGCTGGCGCCCGGGTCAAG GTTCGTAATGCTGGGGTGTGCTATCGGCTCCgctccgcctcctcgtcctcatccatCAAATCTGTGGAGGCCCTGCACTGCGGATCGCCTCTCCACCACTCCGTCAGGGACACATCACTCTTCCCGGGATATGAG gTTGCAGGAACCGTTGATGCGCTTGGTGAGGAGGTGGGTGAGACAGAGCTTCAGGTAGGGGACAGGGTCATCGTGTACCCCTACGTGGGACATCCCCCAGG GTATGCTGAGTACATAGCAGTGCCTGAAGTGCAGTACCTCATCAAGGTGCCGGAGAACTTGAGCCTCAGCACGGCCGCCATGCTGCCCTCAGGAGCACTCTGGGCCATGAACACTGTCTTCAGCGCCCACAACCACGTGGAGAAGGTGCTGGCTGAGAAGGGAGAGACGG GTCAGTGCAAGCTGCTGCTGGTGGGGACGGGCGGCCTGGCTCTCTGGGCCATGAGGATTGCCCGCTTCTACTGGCCGGAGAAAAGGGAGCGAATCAACATCAACGTGGCGTGTCTCCGGGACGAGGGAATCTCCATCGCACACGAGTACTTGAA GGTCAACGTGGTGCAGTGGAACGAGGACCTGTATGAGGAGCAGCTGGTGGAGCGGACCAAGGACGCTTGCGGAGGACCAGTAGACATTGTTATTGATTTCAGCGCCACCTCCAGGTCCATACGGCGTGCCCTCAAGTGTCTGGCGCCT GGCGGTGTTCTGCTCCTGAGCTCGGAGCATTCTGAAGGTCTTCTGTCCCGCTTCGGCCCTGTGGCAGAGAAGGAGAACCACCAACTCATCCCTATTGAGTTTGGAACCCTCAACCAGCTGAAGAACCTTGTGCACCTGGTGTCCACAGGCGAG ATCGAGCCTCCACCACACACCATATTCTCGGCCGACCAAGCCAACGAGGCGCTGGCCAAGATCGGCCGAGGCATCATCCCGGGCCGGGCCATCCTGGAGTTCCCTGAGGTGGACGAGGAGTCAGAGGAATAG
- the LOC127008422 gene encoding helicase SRCAP-like: MRTTGVRCAPVPAPRPKQPPAPPQPLPRTRFLQRVASEEPPDTPPDAPSPAPPEAPTQGTFLVISQNLATPPSKGRTPPPKPPRSPSASNIPPGTDASPVSRRPGLMEVLSRPSPSPPASPPCPRPAPAAPPVRPAPQGRGGGLGAVPTRRAPRPRLSPLSIPQPPAGVPPRPPRGAAPPRLPLRPSPTQLAVSRARMGAPEPRPAGPRPVSVPQSPVCSVEDFEDGCKEVFRNTRAAKDLAARGKHVQAANHYQVALTALDRVLRAQVLTLTPHEMTRQRLFLLQQDVFNLRKEALNGFTDAQTAVRAPRGLSPTRPTPGAPPSYDDVINEDRRRQQDDPQGSSRLSSTSTASTSAASTSRQCPPQRNQPLRPPPQPSSTHPPLARARPHSTIVSQAQGMVGVLEPSTAPSTSPLNIASSTSNVQAPQKPSRSSSTRPKSSYHPPSQTEPPMSLPPPLLPISTHPILSPPSPAASSLPPLPDEVLESQMKALQVCESAKGAKLPVGGEGGGGGGGDEKDRGKTTSSSAPLKEDPFLSLDPLSSAKLEARREEGGGGGGGKDQAKRTVLTSSVSSSMDDPFLSLDPFPPIEATPEDSDVFTEGSPAPCIPSTATQCTNSPAFSDDFSPSTTEKNRSHSPTETQNQALSTPPTAIGTQCSDSQAFSSDFMPSDAEKNGPCSPTETQNQAMGTQRNHSPAFSDDFSPSTTEKNSPPRHLGDSILEALDFAVTLTQGHRRVSPQSSKGRSYSEENLLDTSHNTLEAILNPNRGMCASRASIIEEFDPLVASHSQEDDQSEEEEEERKTYDQAATAPPKPAPRRTVQGGVLAAKEEEEEEVEEDEEGTYDTSPPGYYAEGGAAAQAEATDVHNDYSYNLTKLPPGTQYAFDAGRGRTSYSSSEDSCSVLSWPPDLPSSSSSTSTSTPASPPSFYPCLDEEEVEEDEEGKEVDVGRSAFYHNPSSQGGGGSRRRDLLRIREGVKIYFIHTDGVITSPWKKPVLAVYRDPAKAQLLGDGMVLSVGNNLWACELCKKFTLVLRTQAGGYVFSEVAGKPECKAVCVRVPSNVRRAQQEFLNKILLQHTRLEEERPKGFTKAISKGASSAATRMNKLVDNNSTSSSQPFVRRNSMRALKGVSKRLNTIAEKTGATMKELPSEYEALQEAADTLAFARNAKMIQYI; the protein is encoded by the exons ATGAGGACCACAGGCGTACGCTGCGCCCCCGTGCCCGCCCCCCGCCCCAAgcagccccccgcccccccgcagCCCCTCCCGAGGACCAGGTTCCTGCAGAGGGTCGCGTCGGAGGAGCCCCCAGACACCCCTCCCGATGCCCCCTCGCCTGCCCCCCCTGAGGCCCCCACGCAGGGCACCTTCTTGGTCATCTCCCAGAACCTGGCGACCCCCCCCTCCAAGGGCCGAACCCCGCCCCCCAAGCCCCCCCGCTCCCCCAGCGCGAGTAACATCCCCCCCGGCACTGACGCCTCCCCCGTGTCCCGTCGGCCCGGCCTGATGGAGGTGTTGTCCCGCCCCAGCCCGTCCCCCCCGGCCTCACCCCCCTGCCCCCGGCCTGCCCCGGCGGCCCCCCCAGTGCGGCCAGCCCCCCAGGGTCGAGGCGGGGGTCTCGGGGCCGTGCCGACGCGGCGTGCCCCTCGGCCCCGCTTGTCCCCGCTGTCCATTCCTCAGCCTCCCGCCGGCGTGCCCCCCAGGCCCCCCAGaggcgccgccccgccccgccttccCCTGCGGCCCTCCCCGACTCAGCTGGCAGTCTCCAGGGCCCGCATGGGTGCCCCTGAGCCCCGCCCCGCCGGCCCCCGCCCGGTCTCGGTGCCCCAGAGCCCCGTGTGCTCCGTGGAGGACTTCGAGGACGGCTGCAAGGAGGTGTTCCGCAACACACGCGCGGCCAAGGATCTGGCGGCCCGCGGCAAGCACGTGCAG GCGGCGAATCACTACCAGGTGGCGCTGACGGCGTTGGACCGTGTACTGCGTGCTCAGGTGCTGACGCTCACCCCGCACGAGATGACCAGGCAgcggctcttcctcctccagcaggACGTGTTCAACCTGAG GAAGGAGGCACTGAACGGTTTCACGGACGCCCAGACTGCCGTGCGTGCCCCCCGCGGCCTCTCCCCCACCAGGCCCACGCCCGGCGCCCCGCCCTCCTACGACGACGTGATCAACGAGGACCGCCGCCGCCAACAAG ATGATCCTCAGGGCTCATCCAGACTGTCTTCCACATCAACAGCATCCACATCCGCAGCATCCACATCCCGCCAATGCCCTCCACAGAGAAACCAGCCGCTCCGGCCCCCCCCACAACCCagctccacccacccacccttggCTCGTGCCCGCCCACACAGCACCATAGTATCACAGGCGCAGGGGATGGTGGGTGTGTTAGAGCCTTCCAcagccccatccacctccccccTAAACATTGCCTCATCCACTAGCAATGTCCAAGCCCCCCAGAAGCCCTCTCGCTCCAGCTCCACACGCCCCAAGTCCTCGTACCATCCACCAAGCCAGACCGAACCACccatgtccctccctcctcctctcctccctatctccacccatcccatcctctctcctccctccccagcaGCCTCCAGTCTCCCCCCACTGCCAGATGAGGTGTTGGAGAGCCAGATGAAGGCACTGCAGGTGTGTGAGAGTGCCAAGGGGGCCAAGCTGCCtgtcggaggagaaggaggaggaggaggaggtggtgatgagaagGATCGGGGCAAGACCACTTCATCCTCAGCACCCCTGAAAGAAGATCCATTTCTCAGTCTTGATCCTTTGTCTTCTGCTAAGctggaggcaaggagagaagagggaggaggaggaggaggaggaaaggatcaaGCCAAGAGAACCGTCCTGACCTCCTCGGTATCCTCCTCAATGGACGATCCGTTCCTCAGCCTTGATCCGTTCCCTCCCATTGAAGCCACGCCAGAAGACAGTGATGTGTTTACTGAAGGGAGTCCAGCACCTTGCATCCCATCCACAGCCACACAGTGCACCAACAGCCCTGCATTCTCAGACGACTTTTCACCATCAACCACAGAGAAGAACAGGTCACACAGCCCCACAGAAACACAGAACCAAGCCCTTTCCACCCCACCCACAGCCATAGGGACACAGTGTAGTGACAGTCAAGCGTTCTCCAGCGACTTCATGCCATCAGACGCAGAGAAGAATGGTCCATGCAGCCCCACAGAAACACAGAACCAAGCCATGGGGACACAGCGTAACCACAGCCCTGCATTCTCCGACGACTTTTCACCATCAACCACAGAGAAGAACAGTCCACCCAGACACTTGGGGGACTCCATTCTCGAGGCACTGGACTTCGCCGTCACCCTCACGCAAGGGCACCGAAGGGTCTCACCACAGAGCTCAAAGGGGCGTTCATACTCGGAGGAAAACCTTCTCGACACCTCCCACAACACCCTGGAGGCCATTCTGAACCCAAACCGGGGCATGTGTGCCAGCCGGGCATCCATCATTGAGGAGTTTGATCCCCTTGTAGCCTCACACTCCCAAGAGGATGACcagagcgaggaggaagaggaggagaggaagacatatGACCAAGCGGCTACTGCCCCTCCAAAACCAGCACCGAGGAGGACTGTACAAGGAGGTGTTTTGgcagctaaggaggaggaggaggaggaggtggaagaggatgaggagggtacgtacgacacctctcctccaggcTACTATGCTGAAGGGGGAGCTGCAGCACAAGCAGAGGCGACAGATGTGCACAACGATTACTCTTATAACCTCACGAAGCTGCCGCCAGGGACTCAGTACGCCTTTGACGCTGGGAGAGGGAGGACGTCTTACTCTTCATCTGAGGACTCCTGCAGCGTCCTATCATGGCCGCCagacctcccctcctcctcctcctccacctccacctccacccctgcctcccccccctccttctacCCCTgcctggatgaggaggaggtggaggaggatgaggaggggaaggaggtggacgTCGGACGCTCGGCTTTCTACCATAATCCCTCGAGTCAG gGTGGCGGTGGCAGCAGAAGGAGGGACCTGCTGAGGATCCGTGAGGGGGTGAAAATATACTTCATTCACACGGATGGCGTCATCACCTCGCCCTGGAAGAAACCGGTCCTGGCTGTCTATAGAG ACCCCGCCAAGGCACAGCTGCTGGGTGACGGGATGGTGCTCAGCGTGGGGAACAACCTCTGGGCCTGTGAGCTGTGCAAGAAGTTCACGCTGGTGCTCAGGACGCAGGCTGGGGGTTACGTCTTCAGCGAGGTCGCCGGCAAGCCTGAGT GCAAAGCCGTGTGTGTTCGAGTGCCGTCCAACGTGCGTCGGGCCCAGCAGGAGTTCCTCAACAAGATCCTCCTGCAGCACACCCGCCTGGAGGAGGAGCGGCCCAAGGGCTTCACCAAGG ccatcTCTAAGGGGGCCTCGTCTGctgccacacgcatgaacaagCTGGTCGACAACAATTCCACGAGCTCCAGCCAACCCTTCGTCAGGCGGAACTCCATGAGGGCGT tGAAGGGCGTTTCCAAGCGCCTCAACACCATTGCCGAGAAGACTGGTGCCACAATGAAG GAGTTGCCGAGCGAGTACGAGGCCTTACAGGAGGCAGCGGACACCCTCGCCTTCGCCCGCAATGCAAAGATGATTCAGTACATTTGA
- the LOC127008427 gene encoding uncharacterized protein LOC127008427 isoform X1, with the protein MPVIFKTCAKQSHGDEAAGGSEEEDMSRLVKQVSIESPTHKLKECIFNFETPMPDTPPAGARVKVRNAGVCYRLRSASSSSSIKSVEALHCGSPLHHSVRDTSLFPGYEVAGTVDALGEEVGETELQVGDRVIVYPYVGHPPGYAEYIAVPEVQYLIKVPENLSLSTAAMLPSGALWAMNTVFSAHNHVEKVLAEKGETGQCKLLLVGTGGLALWAMRIARFYWPEKRERININVACLRDEGISIAHEYLKVNVVQWNEDLYEEQLVERTKDACGGPVDIVIDFSATSRSIRRALKCLAPGGVLLLSSEHSEGLLSRFGPVAEKENHQLIPIEFGTLNQLKNLVHLVSTGEIEPPPHTIFSADQANEALAKIGRGIIPGRAILEFPEVDEESEE; encoded by the exons atgCCCGTGATCTTCAAGACGTGCGCGAAGCAGAGTCACGGCGACGA GGCCGCGGgaggcagcgaggaggaggacatgTCTCGCCTGGTGAAGCAAGTTAGCATCGAGAGCCCGACACACAAGCTCAAGGAATGCATCTTCAACTTCGAGACGCCCATGCCGGACACGCCCCCCGCTGGCGCCCGGGTCAAG GTTCGTAATGCTGGGGTGTGCTATCGGCTCCgctccgcctcctcgtcctcatccatCAAATCTGTGGAGGCCCTGCACTGCGGATCGCCTCTCCACCACTCCGTCAGGGACACATCACTCTTCCCGGGATATGAG gTTGCAGGAACCGTTGATGCGCTTGGTGAGGAGGTGGGTGAGACAGAGCTTCAGGTAGGGGACAGGGTCATCGTGTACCCCTACGTGGGACATCCCCCAGG GTATGCTGAGTACATAGCAGTGCCTGAAGTGCAGTACCTCATCAAGGTGCCGGAGAACTTGAGCCTCAGCACGGCCGCCATGCTGCCCTCAGGAGCACTCTGGGCCATGAACACTGTCTTCAGCGCCCACAACCACGTGGAGAAGGTGCTGGCTGAGAAGGGAGAGACGG GTCAGTGCAAGCTGCTGCTGGTGGGGACGGGCGGCCTGGCTCTCTGGGCCATGAGGATTGCCCGCTTCTACTGGCCGGAGAAAAGGGAGCGAATCAACATCAACGTGGCGTGTCTCCGGGACGAGGGAATCTCCATCGCACACGAGTACTTGAA GGTCAACGTGGTGCAGTGGAACGAGGACCTGTATGAGGAGCAGCTGGTGGAGCGGACCAAGGACGCTTGCGGAGGACCAGTAGACATTGTTATTGATTTCAGCGCCACCTCCAGGTCCATACGGCGTGCCCTCAAGTGTCTGGCGCCT GGCGGTGTTCTGCTCCTGAGCTCGGAGCATTCTGAAGGTCTTCTGTCCCGCTTCGGCCCTGTGGCAGAGAAGGAGAACCACCAACTCATCCCTATTGAGTTTGGAACCCTCAACCAGCTGAAGAACCTTGTGCACCTGGTGTCCACAGGCGAG ATCGAGCCTCCACCACACACCATATTCTCGGCCGACCAAGCCAACGAGGCGCTGGCCAAGATCGGCCGAGGCATCATCCCGGGCCGGGCCATCCTGGAGTTCCCTGAGGTGGACGAGGAGTCAGAGGAATAG